A stretch of Brassica napus cultivar Da-Ae chromosome C6, Da-Ae, whole genome shotgun sequence DNA encodes these proteins:
- the LOC106413190 gene encoding uncharacterized protein LOC106413190: protein MVNAEGTPVFTEKEITETIVSYFSDLFTSVPGDRVPIVSKALTPRVTEAENQALIYTPAALEIHLALLAIHPDKAPGPDGLIPKSTGASVVSDYRPIALCNVYYTIISKLLANRLRQVLPDLISENQSAFVQDRAIVDNILISHEVLHFLKTSDASVRCSMAVKTDMRKAYDRLEWDFIEAVFLQLGFHANWTNLIMQCIKTVSYSFLINGSAQGRVKPNRGIRQGYPLSPYIFIICSEVLSGLCKIAQEDKTLQGIKVATNSPRINHLLFADDTLFFCKTNPRSVSTLLSILSLYKQASGQRINPLKSGVTFSNKMPQELKDKVKSDLGIEKEGGVGKYLGVPEHFGRKKRDLFTPIVDRIRHKASSWSTKQLSMAGKMVLLKAVLSAIPNHSMQCFKLRQPLCKRIQSALTRFWWDSKEGKRGMSLVAWDTLIKSKRDGGLDFRDIQSLNDALLAKISWRILSSPSSLLARVLAGKYFHNQEFLYVKAPSACSHDWRGILIGRDLINEQLGWAIGNGESVSVWNDQWLYAGRKGNPMGPAPESSKDLKVADLFREQTRVWDAQKIEDLFPLLQGTIMSIKPSKCGGSDKRIWLNQSSGQYTAKSGYFVALQKNYPMLAEPQVHHQDWIQDLWKIPMTPKIMLLIWKIKHGALPVGEVLRARQIIPNSKCIRCDCSETIIHLFFHCEFARKVWELIPVSGGFNCDQVVTFDAAWKSALQATVLPPIGLADTSLAPWIISSIWTARNFLIFQKRQFSAQETMVKAICDAKEWKSAQSTLSPPTRNTIYPPIRHNSEFTCRSDAAWKKELNSGGVAWSFYNSSGERINSHSEPVAFVISSLVAEGLAIRSAMEHAIALQLGSVIFESDSLQLVAAIVGDSSFSEIHGILSDIRLLSTSFVSISFRFIHRENLNFEDSMAKQALSRFVVNPV, encoded by the exons ATGGTTAATGCTGAAGGAACCCCTGTATTTACAGAAAAAGAAATTACAGAGACAATTGTATCTTATTTCTCTGATCTCTTCACCTCAGTCCCAGGGGATAGAGTGCCAATCGTCTCAAAAGCCTTAACCCCAAGAGTCACTGAAGCAGAGAACCAGGCACTTATCTATACACCAGCCGCACTAGAAATTCACTTGGCTTTACTTGCTATTCATCCGGACAAAGCTCCTGGACCGGATGG ATTGATTCCGAAGAGTACTGGAGCGTCCGTAGTTTCAGATTATAGACCAATTGCGCTATGCAACGTCTACTACACAATAATCTCAAAACTGCTAGCAAACAGACTCAGGCAGGTTCTACCGGACCTGATCTCGGAAAATCAATCTGCCTTTGTGCAAGATAGAGCTATTGTCGATAACATACTGATATCTCACGAAGTACTACACTTCCTGAAAACCTCAGATGCCTCGGTACGTTGTTCAATGGCCGTAAAGACTGACATGAGAAAAGCCTACGACCGCCTTGAATGGGATTTTATAGAAGCTGTTTTCCTTCAACTTGGGTTCCACGCAAACTGGACAAACCTGATCATGCAATGTATCAAGACAGTCTCCTACTCTTTTCTGATAAATGGTTCAGCGCAAGGCAGAGTGAAACCAAACCGAGGAATCAGACAAGGATATCCCCTATCTCCCTATATCTTCATCATCTGTAGCGAGGTATTGTCTGGTCTTTGTAAAATTGCCCAAGAGGACAAGACGCTGCAAGGGATAAAAGTTGCTACTAATAGCCCTAGGATAAACCATTTGCTCTTCGCTGATGACACACTCTTCTTCTGCAAGACAAACCCCCGAAGTGTGTCTACCCTGCTTAGCATCCTGTCTCTATACAAACAAGCTTCTGGACAGCGCATCAACCCGCTGAAATCTGGCGTCACTTTCTCAAACAAAATGCCCCAAGAACTGAAGGATAAAGTAAAATCAGATTTGGGCATTGAGAAAGAGGGAGGAGTGGGGAAGTATTTAGGAGTACCAGAGCACTTTGGAAGGAAAAAGAGAGACCTATTCACCCCTATTGTAGATAGAATCAGACACAAGGCGTCTAGCTGGTCCACTAAACAGCTCTCTATGGCCGGGAAGATGGTTCTACTCAAAGCTGTACTCTCTGCAATACCCAACCATTCAATGCAATGTTTTAAACTACGACAGCCCTTATGCAAAAGAATCCAATCAGCTTTAACCCGATTCTGGTGGGACTCAAAGGAGGGTAAGCGTGGAATGTCCTTAGTGGCTTGGGATACTTTGATCAAATCGAAAAGAGACGGTGGATTGGATTTCAGAGACATCCAAAGTTTAAATGATGCCCTCTTGGCAAAGATCAGTTGGCGCATCCTCTCGTCACCATCCTCCCTTCTAGCACGCGTCCTGGCTGGCAAATATTTCCACAACCAAGAGTTTCTCTATGTTAAAGCTCCATCTGCATGCTCCCACGACTGGAGGGGCATCCTTATTGGACGTGACCTGATAAATGAACAACTAGGATGGGCCATTGGAAATGGGGAAAGTGTGTCTGTTTGGAACGATCAGTGGCTCTATGCTGGTAGAAAAGGTAACCCAATGGGACCTGCCCCTGAAAGCTCTAAGGACTTAAAAGTTGCGGATCTCTTCAGAGAACAGACACGAGTATGGGATGCCCAAAAGATCGAGGACTTGTTTCCTCTCCTTCAAGGTACAATCATGTCGATCAAACCCAGTAAGTGCGGAGGCAGTGACAAGAGAATTTGGTTAAACCAAAGCTCGGGACAGTACACTGCTAAATCAGGCTATTTTGTTGCCCTTCAAAAGAACTACCCTATGCTGGCTGAACCTCAGGTTCACCACCAAGACTGGATACAAGATCTTTGGAAAATCCCTATGACGCCTAAAATAATGCTTCTAATCTGGAAGATCAAGCATGGCGCATTACCAGTGGGAGAAGTTCTAAGGGCAAGACAGATTATCCCTAACTCAAAGTGCATCAGGTGCGATTGCTCCGAAACTATCATCCACCTATTTTTCCATTGCGAATTTGCTCGTAAAGTTTGGGAATTAATACCTGTTTCGGGAGGCTTTAACTGTGATCAAGTGGTGACCTTTGATGCGGCCTGGAAGTCAGCCCTTCAGGCTACTGTTCTCCCCCCAATAGGGCTAGCTGATACTTCTCTTGCCCCATGGATAATTTCCTCAATATGGACGGCGAGGAACTTCCTGATTTTCCAAAAACGGCAATTCTCAGCTCAAGAAACTATGGTAAAGGCAATTTGCGATGCAAAGGAGTGGAAATCAGCACAATCAACCCTCTCCCCTCCAACTCGCAATACGATCTACCCGCCCATTAGACACAATTCTGAATTTACCTGCAGATCAGACGCGGCGTGGAAGAAAGAGCTCAATAGTGGAGGCGTGGCGTGGAGTTTCTACAACTCCTCTGGTGAGAGAATCAACTCTCATAGCGAACCTGTTGCGTTTGTCATCTCGTCTCTTGTGGCGGAGGGACTAGCAATACGCTCGGCGATGGAGCATGCAATTGCTCTGCAGCTTGGATCAGTGATCTTCGAATCAGACTCTCTACAGTTGGTGGCAGCTATTGTGGGCGATTCAAGCTTCTCGGAGATTCATGGAATCCTCTCTGATATTCGCCTTCTATCTACCTCTTTTGTTTCAATTTCGTTTCGTTTTATCCATCGAGAAAACCTTAATTTTGAAGACTCTATGGCTAAACAAGCTCTCAGTCGTTTTGTAGTGAACCCGGTTTAA
- the LOC106413189 gene encoding uncharacterized protein ycf45 isoform X2, with protein sequence MAGVCFPWGAEACRLLFPIRRELPVSFALPKSSSMIVNDNLSALLEVIMDLGRPPEARYLGERGGQYLRNIEVSIEELEDAQELVGEFGADNRAGIEGTLHRISAIRNRKGFIVGLTCRVGRAVSGHIDMLYDLLHYGKSILFVGRPGVGKTTVLREMARVLSDEFQKRVVIIDTSNEIGGDGDIPHSAIGGARRMQVPKPSLQHKVMIEAVENHMPQVIIVDEIGTEAEALACRSIAERGVMLIGTAHGEQLQNIIKNPTLSDLIGGIETVTLGDEEARARRSRKSILERKAPPTFYFLIEIRERDYWIAHQTEKSVDMLLRGRNPMVEVRKRDEEFKLVIERWKSYDGQGI encoded by the exons ATGGCCGGAGTGTGCTTCCCATGGGGCGCCGAAGCTTGCCGCCTTCTTTTCCCAATCCGCCGTGAACTTCCGGTTTCGTTCGCTCTTCCGAAGTCCTCATCCATGATCGTCAACGACAATCTCAGCGCATTACTTGAG GTGATAATGGACTTGGGGAGACCACCTGAAGCACGTTATCTCGGAGAACGAGGAGGCCAGTATCTTAGGAACATCGAG GTATCCATTGAAGAGCTAGAGGATGCTCAAGAGCTGGTAGGTGAGTTTGGGGCTGATAACAGAGCTGGAATTGAAGGTACATTGCATAGGATTTCAGCCATTCGCAATAGGAAAGGCTTCATTGTTGGTCTTACTTGTCGGGTTGGGAGGGCTGTGAGTGGTCACATTGACATGCTCTATGATCTTCTTCACTACGGCAAAAGCATCTTGTTCGTTGGACG GCCTGGTGTTGGAAAGACCACTGTTTTGCGAGAGATGGCTCGTGTCTTGTCTGATGAATTCCAGAAAAGAGTG GTGATAATTGATACGAGCAATGAAATTGGAGGAGATGGAGATATTCCGCACTCAGCTATTGGAGGTGCGCGTAGAATGCAAGTACCTAAGCCATCTTTGCAGCATAAAGTGATGATTGAGGCAGTAGAGAACCATATGCCTCAGGTGATCATCGTTGATGAGATCGGCACAGAAGCTGAAGCGCTTGCCTGTCGTTCCATTGCTGAAAGGGGAGTTATGTTGATTGGCACTGCTCATGGAGAGCAGCTCCAGAACATCATTAAGAACCCTACTCTTTCAGACTTG ATTGGTGGTATTGAGACTGTCACTCTTGGAGATGAAGAAGCGCGGGCGAGAAGGAGCCGGAAGAGCATTCTCGAGAGAAAAGCTCCCCCAACTTTTTATTTCTTGATCGAGATAAGAGAAAGAGATTATTGGATTGCACATCAA ACTGAAAAGAGTGTTGATATGTTGCTTCGAGGAAGGAACCCCATGGTTGAG GTTAGGAAAAGAGATGAGGAGTTTAAATTAGTGATAGAAAGATGGAAGTCATACGACGGACAAGGCATCTGA
- the LOC106413189 gene encoding uncharacterized protein ycf45 isoform X1, with the protein MAGVCFPWGAEACRLLFPIRRELPVSFALPKSSSMIVNDNLSALLEILPRDLRHRLLNDPRRNQLVEVIMDLGRPPEARYLGERGGQYLRNIEVSIEELEDAQELVGEFGADNRAGIEGTLHRISAIRNRKGFIVGLTCRVGRAVSGHIDMLYDLLHYGKSILFVGRPGVGKTTVLREMARVLSDEFQKRVVIIDTSNEIGGDGDIPHSAIGGARRMQVPKPSLQHKVMIEAVENHMPQVIIVDEIGTEAEALACRSIAERGVMLIGTAHGEQLQNIIKNPTLSDLIGGIETVTLGDEEARARRSRKSILERKAPPTFYFLIEIRERDYWIAHQTEKSVDMLLRGRNPMVEVRKRDEEFKLVIERWKSYDGQGI; encoded by the exons ATGGCCGGAGTGTGCTTCCCATGGGGCGCCGAAGCTTGCCGCCTTCTTTTCCCAATCCGCCGTGAACTTCCGGTTTCGTTCGCTCTTCCGAAGTCCTCATCCATGATCGTCAACGACAATCTCAGCGCATTACTTGAG ATTCTCCCGAGAGATCTGCGTCACCGTCTTCTGAACGATCCCCGCAGAAACCAGCTCGTAGAG GTGATAATGGACTTGGGGAGACCACCTGAAGCACGTTATCTCGGAGAACGAGGAGGCCAGTATCTTAGGAACATCGAG GTATCCATTGAAGAGCTAGAGGATGCTCAAGAGCTGGTAGGTGAGTTTGGGGCTGATAACAGAGCTGGAATTGAAGGTACATTGCATAGGATTTCAGCCATTCGCAATAGGAAAGGCTTCATTGTTGGTCTTACTTGTCGGGTTGGGAGGGCTGTGAGTGGTCACATTGACATGCTCTATGATCTTCTTCACTACGGCAAAAGCATCTTGTTCGTTGGACG GCCTGGTGTTGGAAAGACCACTGTTTTGCGAGAGATGGCTCGTGTCTTGTCTGATGAATTCCAGAAAAGAGTG GTGATAATTGATACGAGCAATGAAATTGGAGGAGATGGAGATATTCCGCACTCAGCTATTGGAGGTGCGCGTAGAATGCAAGTACCTAAGCCATCTTTGCAGCATAAAGTGATGATTGAGGCAGTAGAGAACCATATGCCTCAGGTGATCATCGTTGATGAGATCGGCACAGAAGCTGAAGCGCTTGCCTGTCGTTCCATTGCTGAAAGGGGAGTTATGTTGATTGGCACTGCTCATGGAGAGCAGCTCCAGAACATCATTAAGAACCCTACTCTTTCAGACTTG ATTGGTGGTATTGAGACTGTCACTCTTGGAGATGAAGAAGCGCGGGCGAGAAGGAGCCGGAAGAGCATTCTCGAGAGAAAAGCTCCCCCAACTTTTTATTTCTTGATCGAGATAAGAGAAAGAGATTATTGGATTGCACATCAA ACTGAAAAGAGTGTTGATATGTTGCTTCGAGGAAGGAACCCCATGGTTGAG GTTAGGAAAAGAGATGAGGAGTTTAAATTAGTGATAGAAAGATGGAAGTCATACGACGGACAAGGCATCTGA